The Eubacterium ventriosum genome includes the window TGACGGTCTCCCTGGGCCTGGTTGAGCATATAGATAAAGTCCGAGTTCTCAAAAATGTTCTCGATCTCACGGGAAGCCAGAAGGTCCTTGACGTTCTGCGTTAAACCTGATGGGATTCCGCCCCATTTACGAAAGCGTTTCCAGATCTCCACGCTGAAACTTCCTGTCTGCCCTTTCAAAAGAAGGTGGAATTCGTCGATATAGAACCAGGTTGTTTTATGTTTGGAACGGTTGGCCGTAACACGGTTCCACACCGCATCCTGCATGATCAAAAGCCCGATTTCCTTTAAGGCTTTTCCCAGTGATTTAAGCTGGAAACACAGTACCCGGTGTTGATCCATTTGGATATTGGAACGGTGGTTGAACACGTTAAGGGAACCATTGACATAGATTTCCAGCGCAGTTGCGATATTCTGTGCCTCCGGTTCAGACTGTTTCAAAAGCAGCTCGTAAAGATCGCCTAAGATCGGCATATTTTCCGGGCATGGGTCCTGCAGGTATTCCCGGTACACCAGTCTGGTACAACGGTCGATGATCGTCCTTTCAATAGGGGAAAGCCCTTCTTTGCCGCCGATGATAAGGTCACACAGCGACAGAATAAAATCACTTTTCAAAGTGATCGGGTTTTCATCATCGGAATAGTCCAGATTGATGTCCATAGGGTTAATGTAGTTTGTGGAAGTAGGGGAAATATCAATGACCTGCCCCTGGGAACCGAACTGCTGCACCAGCGGCCCATACTCATTTTCCGGGTCAGCGATAATGATGTCGTCCTCCGTCAGAAGGAACACATTGACGATCTCACGCTTGGCAGAGAAAGATTTACCGCTTCCTGGGGTACCGAGAAACAGCCCATTGGGATTTTTCAGCGTTTTTCTGTTCGCCATGATCAGGTTATTGGAAAGGGCGTTCAGACCGTAATACAACGCCTCGCCCTCCTGGAACAATTCACAGGTGGTAAACGGTACAAAGATCGCTGTGCTGCTGGTCGTAAGCCCGCGCTCAATTTCAATCTGGTTCGTGCCAAGAGCAAGCGAGGACATAAGCCCCTGTTCCTGTTGGTAATCCAGCCGTTTTAAGGCACAGTTGTATTTCTGTGCCACACCCGAAGCGGCAAAAATATCATTAAACAGCTTCTGACGTTTGGCAGCGATATTTTCCACCAGTACCGTCACAAGGAACATGCGCTCATTGCGGCTCTGTAAATCCTGCAAAAGATTTTTGGTTTCCTCTCCATAGGTGGCAAGGTCGGTGGGAATGATGTCCATGTCATACCCGGATCGGACCGCTTTCTTTTGTTCCTCAATGGTCATTTTCTGCAGGTCCGACATTTTACGCTTGATGTTTCGGATCGCCTGCGCCTGGTCGATAGACTGGATATGCAGGTTGACGGTCACGGCGTCGTTTAAGTCAAGAAGATCCGCTAAAAGCCGGTCGGTAAGCTCCGGCGCCAAAATCTGCAAAAAGGAGACAGCACCGGAATGGTCGCCTACCCGGAATGTCTTTCCATCCTTTGAAAAAGACAGCCCGGATGGGGAAATGAAGTCTTTGGTAGAAAGACCAGTCTTAGGCAGATCCGACCACTGGAAATGAAACTTTTCCTGACCGTCCGGGTGAAGCTGGCTGTGAAGAAGTTCCAGACGTTCCAGTCCGTTTAAGGATCTCGCCTGAACTCCCAGGGTCTTGAAATTTGCCAGCACATCCGTTTCAATGCGTTCCAGACGCATTTTCGCAGTACGCAGGTCATCTGCCTCGATTCCAAAGGTAATGTATTTGCGTTTGGTGAGACCGTTATTTCCTTTCTGCAACTGGTTCTTTAACATATCCCCGTATTCCCTGCGGATTCCGTCATACTCGTCGCCGCGGGGAGGGATGTCAATGCTTCTGGTAAAATCCTGCATATTGGCCCGCTGGTTGATAAAGGTAAGCTGCACATGGATCGAGGCATCGAAGTAATTTAAGAAATCGCAGTAACCCTCGAAGATCTGTGCTTTATCATCTGCCTGTGCAAGCTGATAGTTAATATCAAAAAACTGCACCGTTTTGGTGTAAAGGGTATCAGTCAGCCGGCAGATCCCATCCCGGTACATTTCACGGTAGGGGATGCTCTGCTGGACCGTCTGCGGGGCATCTGCTTTCAGCCCGGCAAAAAAGCCGCCTTTTTTAGACGGCTTGGAACGGGCAGACTTAGTTTTGCCCTGCTTTGCATCGGCTCTGGTCTTTTTGGCCTGCCTGATATTTTTTTGCAGACGCTTTTCCTGAGCTTCCTGCTGCTTGTTTTTTGGCAATCTTTGTAACCTCCTTCTTTGACATAGATTTATACAGGTTATCCGTCCTGTATGGACGGTCCTTCGGCCAGAGCTTATAACGGAGCCGGTTCTTCAAGATCTTTTCTGCCGGCTGCCCGTCACGCTCATACATGGCGAAGAAGAAAAAGGGCATCATCAGCCCGATCATCAAAAGTACAGCCGCCGAATTGCCGATCGCCCCGCGGGTAAAGAAATACACCGGAAGGCCGACAAGTCCGGCAAGGCTGAAACAAATAAGCTGGCGCTTCGTCAGATTGAAGGCCAGCTTAGTCTTAACTTTGGTTAAATCCTTTGGTACAGGTACATAAGGCATCTATACACCTCCCATCGTAATA containing:
- a CDS encoding PrgI family protein, giving the protein MPYVPVPKDLTKVKTKLAFNLTKRQLICFSLAGLVGLPVYFFTRGAIGNSAAVLLMIGLMMPFFFFAMYERDGQPAEKILKNRLRYKLWPKDRPYRTDNLYKSMSKKEVTKIAKKQAAGSSGKASAKKYQAGQKDQSRCKAGQN